Proteins from a single region of Antechinus flavipes isolate AdamAnt ecotype Samford, QLD, Australia chromosome 2, AdamAnt_v2, whole genome shotgun sequence:
- the ZBTB34 gene encoding zinc finger and BTB domain-containing protein 34, producing MSVEMDSSSFIQFDVPEYSNTVLNQLNELRLQGKLCDIIVHIQGQPFRAHKAVLAASSPYFRDHSALSTMSGLSISVIKNPNVFEQLLSFCYTGRMSLQLKDVVSFLTAASFLQMQCVIDKCTQILESIHSKISIGDVDSVTIGADENSENRNGVKESSFFANPVEISPPYCSQVRQPTAGNDLRMEATPSKSLRGRLQEEGHSDRGSSGSVSEYEIQIEGDHEQGDLIVRESQITEVKVKIEKSDRPSCSDSSSLGDDGYHTEMVDGEQVVAVNVGSYGSVLQHAYSFSQVASQSSSMSETFANLSNSSPSRSMLSCFRGGRARQKRPSSVHLHSDLQSLVQGSDGEALVNNPGYENSPRERSARGHWYPYNERLICIYCGKSFNQKGSLDRHMRLHMGITPFVCKFCGKKYTRKDQLEYHIRGHTDDKPFRCEICGKCFPFQGTLNQHLRKNHPGVAEVRSRIESPERTDAYAEQKIENDASNSEVGLDSSMEIHTVSNAPD from the coding sequence ATGTCAGTAGAAATGGACAGCAGCAGTTTTATTCAGTTTGACGTGCCCGAGTACAGCAACACAGTTCTGAACCAGTTAAATGAACTCCGCCTTCAAGGAAAACTGTGTGACATCATTGTGCATATTCAGGGCCAGCCATTCCGAGCCCATAAAGCCGTCCTTGCTGCCAGCTCTCCCTATTTTCGTGACCATTCAGCATTAAGTACCATGAGTGGCTTATCCATCTCAGTGATTAAGAATCCTAATGTCTTTGAACAGTTGCTCTCATTCTGTTACACTGGAAGAATGTCCTTACAGCTGAAGGATGTTGTCAGTTTTCTCACTGCTGCTAGCTTTCTTCAGATGCAATGTGTCATTGACAAGTGCACACAGATCCTGGAGAGCATCCATTCAAAAATCAGCATTGGGGATGTCGACTCTGTAACCATTGGTGCTGATGAGAACTCAGAAAACCGCAATGGAGTTAAAGAGAGCAGCTTCTTTGCCAACCCAGTAGAGATCTCGCCTCCATATTGCTCTCAGGTGCGTCAGCCAACAGCTGGTAATGATTTACGGATGGAGGCAACTCCAAGCAAATCTCTGCGTGGCCGCTTGCAAGAAGAAGGCCACTCAGACCGAGGAAGCAGTGGAAGTGTCTCCGAGTATGAGATTCAGATAGAAGGTGACCATGAACAAGGGGACCTGATTGTGAGGGAGAGCCAGATCACAGAGGTGAAAGTGAAAATTGAGAAATCAGACCGACCCAGCTGTTCAGACAGCTCTTCTTTGGGTGATGATGGCTACCACACTGAGATGGTAGATGGTGAACAAGTGGTGGCAGTGAATGTAGGTTCCTATGGCTCTGTGTTACAACATGCATACTCCTTTTCCCAAGTAGCCTCTCAATCATctagtatgtcagaaactttTGCAAACCTGAGCAACTCCAGTCCATCCAGGTCCATGCTAAGTTGCTTCCGAGGGGGCCGGGCCCGCCAAAAACGCCCTTCCTCTGTTCATCTACATAGTGATCTGCAGAGTTTGGTACAAGGGTCAGATGGTGAAGCTCTTGTGAATAATCCTGGGTATGAGAATAGTCCCCGGGAAAGGAGTGCACGAGGCCACTGGTATCCATATAATGAAAGGTTGATCTGCATTTACTGTGGGAAATCTTTTAACCAGAAGGGGAGCCTTGACCGGCATATGCGACTCCATATGGGAATCACCCCTTTCGTTTGCAAGTTCTGTGGTAAGAAGTACACACGAAAGGACCAGTTGGAGTACCACATCCGTGGCCATACTGATGATAAGCCTTTCCGCTGTGAGATATGTGGGAAGTGCTTTCCTTTCCAGGGAACACTCAACCAGCACTTGCGGAAAAATCATCCAGGTGTGGCTGAAGTTCGCAGTCGCATTGAGTCCCCAGAAAGAACAGATGCATATGcagaacaaaaaatagagaatgatgCCTCCAACTCTGAGGTGGGGCTAGATTCCAGTATGGAAATTCACACAGTGTCTAATGCCCCTGATTAA